One window of the Colletotrichum destructivum chromosome 4, complete sequence genome contains the following:
- a CDS encoding Putative manganese/iron superoxide dismutase, with protein MSSTLLRTAPVLRTALRAGAGAAKPAAAMASTSFVRGKATLPDISYDYGALEPYISAQIMELHHSKHHQTYVNGLNTALETVEDAKAKGDFTKAAAQAPLINFHGGGHVNHSLFWENLAPASRDGGGEPDGKLAQAIKEDFGSFDTLRKQINTSLAGIQGSGWAWLVKDKTSGTLGVVTRANQDPVTGNLEPLLGIDAWEHAYYLQYQNRKAEYFDAIWNVVNWKTVAKRFEK; from the exons ATGTCTTCTACTCTCCTCAGAACCGCCCCCGTCCTCCGCACCGCTCTGCgagccggtgccggtgccgcaAAGCCTGCCGCTGCCATGGCCAGCACGAGCTTTGTCCGGGGCAAGGCTACTCTGCCCGACATCTCTT ACGACtacggcgccctcgagcccTACATCTCGGCCCAGATCATGGAGCTCCACCACTCCAAGCACCACCAGACCTACGTCAACGGCCTCAACACCGCTCTCGAGACTGTCGAGGACGCTAAGGCCAAGGGCGATTTCACCAAGGCTGCCGCTCAGGCTCCTCTGATCAACTTCCATGGTGGTGGCCACGTCAACCACTCCCTCTTCTGGGAGAACCTGGCCCCCGCCAGCAgagacggtggtggtgagcCTGACGGTAAACTGGCT CAAGCCATCAAGGAGGACTTCGGCTCCTTCGACACCCTGCGCAAGCAGATCAACACCTCCCTGGCCGGCATCCAGGGCAGCGGCTGGGCCTGGCTGGTCAAGGACAAGACCAGCGGcaccctcggcgtcgtcacccGCGCGAACCAGGACCCCGTCACCGGCAACCTCGAGCCCCTGCTGGGCATCGACGCCTGGGAGCACGCCTACTACCTGCAGTACCAGAACCGCAAGGCCGAGTACTTCGACGCCATCTGGAACGTTGTCAACTGGAAGACTGTTGCCAAGCGCTTTGAGAAATAG
- a CDS encoding Putative GINS complex, subunit Psf3, GINS subunit, domain A, GINS complex, subunit Psf3 superfamily produces the protein MSYYDIDAILTDAEKVPCKFELDVPDLGYLDNNPSHALKAGTQITLPLWLAEMLALANTGTAEDSKAPVTLNLPPALSQQVVQALKADPRAVPVRDQSAHFYGLGTRILDLFDERELSEVMRKTFVARASEIALHARKGTDDGIGGSNEDFLRGLDEWERGLFRKAHDGTKASKEWMDKVKKH, from the exons ATGTCTTACTACGACATTGACGCCATTTTGACAGACGCAGAG AAAGTCCCCTGCAAATTCGAACTCGATGTTCCCGACCTAGGATACCTCGACAACAACCCCTCCCACGCCCTAAAAGCAGGAACGCAGATCACGTTGCCGCTCTGGCTCGCCGAGatgctcgccctcgccaacaCGGGCACTGCCGAGGACTCGAAAGCACCGGTGACGCTGAACCTGCCTCCCGCACTGTCACAACAAGTCGTCCAAGCCTTGAAAGCCGATCCGCGGGCTGTTCCGGTCAGGGACCAGAGCGCCCACTTCTACGGCCTCGGTACGCGCATCCTGGACCTGTTCGACGAGCGAGAGCTCAGCGAGGTCATGCGAAAGACCTTTGTGGCACGGGCTTCCGAGATTGCTTTGCACGCCCGGAAAGGaaccgacgacggcatcggcggctcCAACGAGGATTTCCTCCGCGGCCTGGACGAGTGGGAGCGCGGCCTCTTCCGCAAGGCACACGACGGCACTAAGGCGTCCAAGGAGTGGATGGACAAAGTCAAGAAGCACTGA